Within Gemmatimonadaceae bacterium, the genomic segment TGCGCGTCGTGATCGCCAATATTCTCTCGTCGGTGATCCTGGAGCTGCTGCCGGTGATGCGCGACGCGCTGGCGCCGGACGGCGAGGCGATCCTAAGCGGGATTCTGCTCGAGGAGCGCGAAATGATGCTGGAGAAGTTGGCGGAGGCTGGCTGGCTGGTGACGAGCGAAGAGAGCGAGGGAGAGTGGTGGAGCGCAGTGGCAGTGGTCCGTCCGTGAGACTGGGGAACTACGCTGCGTCCTCCGTGCTGCGGCCTGCGCCCTGGCCGCGATCGCCGATCGCAGTTACTAGTCACTAGTCACTAGTCACCAGTCACCAGTCACCAGTCACCTCATGCGTCCACCTACTTCGCGTGTCGCGCTCTTCGTACCTGAGCCCTTCGAGGTCGGAAGGGTGCTCACGCTGGCCGAGGACGCCGCGAATCACCTGCGTGTCGTGCGCGCATCGCTCGGCGACACGGTGGAGCTGCGCGACGGCCGCGGGTTGATCGGCGCCGGGACGATAGCGCGCCTGGCGCGCGGCTCGGTCACGGTGGACGTCACGGAAGCAGAAACCATGGAGCCGCTGCCGGCGATTCATCTCATGGCGCCGATCGGGGATCGGGATCGAATGCTGTGGCTCGGCGAGAAGGCCACGGAGATTGGCGTGACTTCCTGGCGTCCCGTGCTATGGCAGCGATCGAAGAGCGTCTCGCCGCGCGGCGAGGGCACGATGTTTCTCGCCAAGCTGCGCGCGCGGATGATCTCGGCGCTGCTGCAGTCGCGCGGCGCGTGGCTGCCGGAGGTGCATCCCGACGCGCCGCCCGAGCGCGCCATCGCCGCGGCCCCGGCCGGAGCGCGCATACTGCTCGATGTCGGGGGTTCCCCGATACTGTCGGCGACGTTGTCTGCACCCGTCGTCATTGCGCTCGGGCCCGAGGGCGGAATCGAGGAGCACGAGCGCGCCGCGTTCGTCGAATCCGGCTTCAGCCCTGTTACTCTGGGGGCGACGACGTTACGATTTGAGACTGCCG encodes:
- a CDS encoding RsmE family RNA methyltransferase codes for the protein MRPPTSRVALFVPEPFEVGRVLTLAEDAANHLRVVRASLGDTVELRDGRGLIGAGTIARLARGSVTVDVTEAETMEPLPAIHLMAPIGDRDRMLWLGEKATEIGVTSWRPVLWQRSKSVSPRGEGTMFLAKLRARMISALLQSRGAWLPEVHPDAPPERAIAAAPAGARILLDVGGSPILSATLSAPVVIALGPEGGIEEHERAAFVESGFSPVTLGATTLRFETAGVAAAAIARAATAHSTNGHV